From the Leptospira sp. WS60.C2 genome, one window contains:
- a CDS encoding response regulator, which translates to MKYILCVDDDPTALSIQKIMFKFMQFGEETITKLNGQEALDFYEEIAKGNLNTIPEIIFLDLNMPVLDGWGFLEIFHKNYFHHFPNTKVYILSSSVDPNDKKNAEKYPFVANFISKPLTKEIVKEIKSES; encoded by the coding sequence ATGAAATATATACTATGTGTAGATGACGACCCGACTGCTTTGTCGATCCAAAAGATCATGTTTAAATTCATGCAATTCGGCGAGGAAACCATTACAAAGTTAAATGGCCAAGAAGCACTTGACTTTTATGAAGAAATCGCGAAAGGAAATCTTAACACCATTCCTGAGATTATTTTTTTAGACTTGAATATGCCTGTATTAGATGGATGGGGATTTTTGGAAATCTTTCATAAAAATTATTTTCATCATTTCCCCAATACAAAGGTTTATATTTTATCATCTTCAGTTGACCCAAATGATAAAAAAAATGCCGAAAAATATCCGTTTGTCGCAAATTTCATTTCAAAACCATTAACAAAAGAAATCGTAAAAGAAATCAAAAGTGAAAGTTAA
- a CDS encoding PAS domain S-box protein — translation MDSYLVIGVGASAGGLEAIQSFLAHLSDGIQSHAIIIAQHVSPSYKSMLGHLLSRSTSIPIVEAEQEKEVIPGFIYITPPDTEIKIVSNQFKLSKPKNQAGPKPSIDILFESLAKCYGNKAVGIILSGTGTDGTSGIMAIHEAGGLTIAQSPITSKFDGMPTSAIETEKIHYVLSPQEMGDTISSHWQHPDYKSKINQSTEYENDSLHQILFALANEKGTDFSNYKKSTIVRRVRKRMVTLKIKDFLEYKEYLDSNPDEFDALFETILIGVTSFFRDADAFIKIEDHIQSIIENKSEGESIRIWTPGCSTGEEAYSIASIIANILKDKLSHYNIQIFATDIDEKAIAFARKAIYPVNANFNFKYIKDNSFIIKSEENFEISKLLRSMILFTKHDITRNSPFLKLDLVVCRNLLIYFDQKLQEQIIPLFHYALNPNGILFLGKSETIGNFTDLFTTLDAENKIFQRKRGGAVKSIKFKGLRQNLPTVIRAQPKESIRKDFSISEMVKETLYNTFDYPYVIITDQFSIEMINGDVNLFLSLPKGIMNVNILKMIRPELEIELRVMMTKVLKEKESQRSKILQFSVDGNSYQTIMRVKPLLYTQKNNDLFMVIFEVYRNENNNIVSKSDENKENLLERIDYLDKELNLTKEHLQIYIEELETANEELQSLNEEVQSTNEELQSTNEELETSIEELQSTNEEIQIAYTELKTTNDELERKDTELKIRESSQAALLNNTLQSFILLDKDFRILSYNEKARVTFLSHFDKHLYLGLNFKNVLFPTFGVDESQIFNRLKVGETILGEMKCVGLGNQDVYFAYNFTPVLDQSKILNVISFSLLDITISKENENQLKKTEKLLTSIFNAVDVGVCITDSKGNFVNVNQAYCDIYGYTKQELIGNSFTMVVLPEYKEAIQKLHDRFIEGDEELPQEWSVQRKNKEVIDIYANAKLLIQEDGARFKVTSVRDVTEKKKYQRLLLETQEATHVGGWEYDLFTQQFSMTQEMYHLFHLSETETYSIESIAGLFGEYEKERILVHVNAMIENKQPFEILLKYINDNGHKKWYRAIGAPEIKSKAFRKVFGSFQDVTETINYEIEMRKAKEILEQTNETARVGGWEYDLETEELQWTSVTHAIHEAPPTYKPNVNDAIRFYKEGEHRNKIQRLFSELINNGQPYDEEFIIITYTGKERWVRATSQAIFENGVCKRAFGAFQDIHERKMASEAMRISTERYEFLTQATRQAIWDWDILENKLFWGEGYRTNFGYNINEINVSFDTWKGILHEDQRDKIITIIQEALINPEISNFENEYQLKKADGTYADVIDRALIIRDHSGKAIRMVGAIEDFTKRKSEEVRLKLLESVITNSNESVLITEAEPLEEPGPRIVYVNQAFTKMTGYTASEVIGKTPRILQGPKSSPSAIQEMKHAFLRWEPVQVEMINYKKDGTEFWNEFSIFPLANEKGWYTHWIAIERDITKKKIEENEKEILIAELTQNNKDLKQFNYITSHNLRAPLSNLKASLSLIEELTITDPILEELLKGINISTETLNQTIDDLIRILIIKDSPAIELSTLNLTQVFESVILQIQNIVTASGANIVTEFDEVGQVVFNKSYLESIFLNLLTNAIKYRSPNRDLKVKIKSMQSTEFYYLVFEDNGLGIDLKRHKDKIFGLYQRFHNLPDSKGLGLYLVKSQLQALGGSIKVESEVDVGTTFIVKIKK, via the coding sequence ATGGATTCATATTTAGTCATTGGTGTTGGAGCATCCGCAGGTGGTTTGGAAGCCATTCAGAGTTTCCTCGCGCACTTAAGTGATGGCATTCAATCACATGCCATCATCATCGCGCAACATGTAAGCCCTTCCTATAAAAGTATGTTAGGACATCTACTAAGTCGTTCCACATCGATTCCCATTGTAGAAGCAGAACAGGAAAAGGAAGTGATCCCTGGATTTATCTATATCACACCACCCGATACAGAAATCAAAATTGTCTCGAATCAATTCAAACTTTCGAAACCGAAAAACCAAGCAGGCCCAAAACCTTCGATTGATATCTTATTTGAATCGCTTGCGAAATGTTATGGAAACAAGGCAGTTGGCATCATCCTCTCTGGAACAGGAACAGATGGAACTTCAGGCATCATGGCAATCCATGAAGCAGGTGGTTTGACCATTGCTCAAAGCCCTATTACATCCAAATTTGATGGAATGCCTACGTCAGCCATTGAAACTGAAAAAATTCACTATGTCCTTTCTCCACAAGAGATGGGAGATACCATTTCCTCTCACTGGCAACATCCAGATTACAAAAGCAAAATCAACCAATCCACGGAATATGAAAACGATTCGTTACACCAAATTCTTTTTGCATTAGCAAATGAAAAAGGAACAGATTTTTCTAACTACAAAAAATCTACGATAGTTAGAAGAGTTCGCAAACGAATGGTCACTCTGAAAATCAAAGACTTTTTGGAATACAAAGAGTATTTAGATTCAAATCCAGATGAATTTGATGCTTTATTTGAAACGATACTGATCGGAGTCACATCTTTTTTTCGTGATGCAGATGCATTCATTAAAATTGAAGATCATATACAATCCATCATTGAAAACAAATCAGAAGGTGAATCAATTAGAATTTGGACACCTGGATGTTCCACTGGAGAAGAAGCCTATAGTATTGCAAGTATCATTGCCAATATTCTAAAAGACAAACTTTCTCATTACAATATTCAAATTTTCGCAACCGATATTGATGAGAAAGCAATTGCATTTGCTAGAAAAGCAATTTATCCGGTCAATGCAAACTTTAACTTCAAGTACATTAAAGATAATTCATTCATCATCAAAAGCGAAGAGAACTTTGAAATTTCAAAACTTCTTCGCTCGATGATTCTATTTACAAAACATGATATCACAAGAAACTCACCTTTCTTAAAACTCGATTTAGTTGTCTGTAGAAATTTATTGATCTATTTTGATCAAAAACTACAAGAACAAATCATACCATTGTTTCACTACGCTCTGAATCCAAATGGAATTTTGTTTTTGGGAAAATCAGAAACCATTGGAAATTTTACAGACTTATTTACAACACTAGATGCGGAGAATAAAATTTTCCAAAGAAAACGGGGAGGTGCGGTAAAAAGCATCAAATTTAAAGGCTTAAGACAAAATTTACCCACTGTCATTCGAGCACAGCCTAAAGAATCCATACGAAAAGATTTTTCCATCAGCGAGATGGTCAAAGAAACTTTATACAATACCTTTGATTATCCTTATGTCATCATTACAGATCAATTTTCCATTGAGATGATCAATGGAGATGTGAATTTATTTCTAAGTCTGCCAAAAGGAATCATGAATGTCAATATACTCAAAATGATTCGACCAGAGCTAGAAATCGAATTGCGAGTTATGATGACAAAAGTATTAAAAGAAAAAGAGTCACAACGAAGCAAGATTCTACAGTTTTCAGTAGATGGAAATTCCTACCAAACCATCATGCGAGTAAAACCATTACTCTATACACAAAAAAACAACGATCTATTTATGGTAATCTTCGAAGTTTACCGAAATGAAAACAATAACATCGTAAGCAAATCTGATGAAAATAAAGAAAATCTTTTGGAACGGATTGATTACTTAGATAAAGAATTAAATCTTACAAAAGAACATTTACAAATTTACATTGAAGAACTGGAAACCGCCAATGAAGAACTTCAATCTTTAAATGAAGAAGTCCAAAGTACAAACGAAGAACTCCAATCGACAAATGAAGAGCTGGAAACGAGTATCGAAGAACTCCAATCAACAAATGAAGAAATTCAAATTGCATACACAGAACTCAAAACAACCAATGATGAACTTGAAAGAAAAGATACCGAACTAAAAATAAGAGAGTCAAGCCAAGCTGCTCTTTTAAACAATACATTACAATCTTTTATCCTATTGGATAAAGACTTTCGAATTCTAAGTTATAACGAAAAGGCAAGGGTCACATTCCTTAGCCATTTTGATAAACATCTCTATTTGGGTTTAAACTTCAAAAACGTTCTATTCCCAACTTTCGGAGTGGATGAATCACAAATTTTCAATCGTCTAAAAGTTGGTGAAACTATTCTAGGCGAAATGAAGTGTGTTGGCTTGGGAAATCAGGATGTTTACTTTGCTTATAATTTTACACCTGTCCTTGACCAATCAAAAATATTAAATGTCATTTCCTTCTCGTTACTCGATATCACAATTAGCAAAGAAAACGAGAATCAACTCAAAAAAACAGAAAAACTCCTTACTTCCATTTTTAACGCAGTAGATGTTGGAGTTTGTATCACTGATTCTAAGGGAAATTTTGTCAACGTCAACCAAGCATACTGTGACATATATGGTTACACAAAACAAGAGTTAATTGGAAACTCCTTTACGATGGTTGTTCTTCCAGAATACAAAGAAGCCATTCAAAAACTGCACGATCGATTCATTGAAGGAGATGAGGAACTTCCACAAGAATGGAGTGTGCAAAGAAAAAACAAAGAGGTCATCGACATTTATGCAAATGCTAAACTTTTGATTCAGGAAGACGGCGCACGTTTTAAAGTTACCTCAGTCAGAGATGTAACAGAAAAGAAAAAATACCAAAGGTTGCTTTTAGAAACGCAAGAAGCCACTCATGTAGGAGGTTGGGAATACGATCTCTTCACACAACAATTTTCTATGACACAAGAGATGTATCATCTCTTCCACCTATCTGAAACTGAAACATACTCAATCGAATCCATAGCTGGTCTTTTTGGTGAATACGAAAAGGAACGAATTTTAGTGCATGTTAATGCAATGATCGAGAACAAACAACCATTCGAGATCCTTCTCAAATATATTAACGACAATGGACACAAAAAATGGTATAGAGCGATTGGTGCCCCAGAAATCAAATCAAAAGCGTTTCGAAAAGTGTTTGGATCGTTTCAAGATGTAACAGAAACAATCAATTACGAAATCGAAATGAGGAAAGCTAAGGAAATCCTAGAGCAAACCAATGAAACAGCGCGCGTTGGTGGTTGGGAATATGACTTGGAAACAGAAGAATTACAATGGACATCAGTCACACATGCCATTCATGAAGCTCCACCGACATACAAACCCAATGTAAATGATGCCATTCGATTCTATAAAGAAGGGGAACATAGAAATAAAATCCAAAGACTTTTTTCAGAATTAATTAATAACGGTCAACCTTATGATGAGGAATTTATCATTATTACATACACCGGTAAGGAACGTTGGGTTCGTGCAACAAGCCAAGCCATCTTTGAAAACGGTGTCTGCAAACGTGCCTTTGGTGCTTTCCAAGACATCCACGAACGAAAGATGGCAAGCGAAGCCATGCGAATCAGTACAGAACGTTATGAATTTTTAACACAAGCAACACGCCAAGCCATTTGGGACTGGGATATTCTGGAAAACAAATTGTTCTGGGGAGAAGGATATCGAACAAACTTCGGGTATAACATAAATGAAATAAATGTATCCTTCGATACTTGGAAAGGAATTCTACACGAAGACCAGAGGGACAAAATTATCACAATCATCCAAGAAGCGCTAATCAACCCAGAGATCTCCAATTTTGAAAATGAATACCAACTCAAAAAAGCGGACGGAACATATGCGGATGTAATCGATAGGGCTCTGATCATTCGAGATCATTCAGGTAAAGCAATTCGTATGGTTGGTGCAATCGAAGATTTTACAAAACGAAAATCAGAAGAAGTTCGCCTAAAATTACTAGAGTCAGTGATCACCAATTCAAATGAGAGCGTTCTCATCACGGAAGCAGAACCACTTGAAGAACCTGGTCCAAGAATTGTCTACGTCAACCAAGCATTTACAAAGATGACAGGTTATACCGCAAGCGAAGTCATCGGAAAAACTCCAAGGATTTTACAAGGACCTAAATCGAGTCCAAGTGCAATTCAAGAAATGAAACATGCATTCCTGAGGTGGGAACCAGTCCAAGTAGAAATGATCAACTATAAAAAGGATGGAACTGAATTTTGGAATGAGTTTTCCATCTTCCCATTGGCCAACGAAAAAGGTTGGTATACACATTGGATTGCCATCGAAAGAGATATTACAAAGAAAAAAATAGAGGAGAATGAAAAAGAAATACTCATTGCGGAACTCACTCAGAACAACAAAGACCTAAAACAATTTAACTACATCACCTCTCACAATTTGCGAGCTCCACTTTCCAATTTAAAAGCATCATTGAGCTTGATCGAGGAATTAACAATCACAGATCCAATTTTGGAAGAATTGTTAAAAGGGATTAATATATCCACAGAAACCCTGAATCAAACCATCGATGATTTAATTAGGATCTTAATCATTAAAGATAGTCCAGCTATCGAACTAAGCACCTTAAATTTGACTCAGGTTTTTGAATCGGTGATTTTACAGATTCAAAACATCGTGACAGCAAGTGGTGCCAATATCGTAACAGAATTTGATGAAGTAGGTCAGGTTGTTTTTAACAAATCTTACCTAGAAAGTATTTTCTTAAATTTATTGACAAATGCGATCAAATACAGGTCGCCAAATCGCGATCTCAAAGTCAAAATCAAATCTATGCAATCAACCGAGTTCTATTATTTGGTGTTTGAAGACAACGGTCTGGGAATTGATCTAAAAAGGCATAAAGATAAAATTTTTGGGCTTTACCAAAGATTTCACAATTTACCAGATAGCAAAGGCCTTGGATTGTACTTAGTGAAGTCTCAACTACAAGCTTTAGGTGGTTCAATCAAAGTAGAAAGTGAAGTGGATGTAGGAACCACATTCATAGTCAAAATCAAAAAATGA
- a CDS encoding response regulator: protein MIRILIVEDNAVVAMHLKILLEQNGYQVIGKCARGGDAILVAKSELPDLIFMDIMLEDEVDGIEAMHKIREFSHAPAIFMSALTDKESVEKMNQIQNVKLTKKPFKETELLSLAKQLLSF from the coding sequence ATGATACGAATTTTAATTGTAGAAGACAATGCCGTCGTTGCCATGCATCTAAAAATCCTCTTAGAACAAAATGGATATCAGGTCATAGGAAAATGTGCAAGAGGAGGAGATGCCATTCTTGTGGCAAAGAGCGAACTTCCTGATTTGATTTTTATGGACATCATGCTGGAGGATGAAGTCGACGGAATCGAGGCAATGCATAAAATACGTGAATTCAGTCATGCACCCGCTATTTTTATGAGTGCGTTAACAGACAAAGAATCCGTCGAAAAGATGAACCAAATTCAAAATGTGAAATTGACCAAAAAACCTTTTAAAGAGACAGAACTTCTTTCTTTAGCAAAACAATTACTTTCATTCTAA
- a CDS encoding histidine kinase dimerization/phosphoacceptor domain -containing protein, giving the protein MNSIPENDHFSEFLSLGANPTLLLQLVGENYPNGSISLIDKDLRFVYTNGSGFKKFGVDPLSFINKSIFDVLQPEVYVPIKNHLPRVFAGESIVHEVASHNAYFLNSYKPIFDANGQVESFILTSQDITEFKRLEAEHEKLQNVVKKSVNEIYIFDADTFKVEYVNESGLKNLKYTLQEIKNITFFDIKPNFEEKSFKAMIQPVLHKKIEKLIFETFNKRSDGTYYPVEVHLQLIEQEGKFNIFTIVLDISNVRQYEMNIQEKKEELAATIEELNATTEELKEQNEQLIKLLEEKESLFKEIHHRIKNNLQMILSLLYIKSQHNIDANLLNFIQETKNRIFSISLLHEQLLQLRSINKLNVHEYFSSLIRNIMSTFEEPGKVYTLEYYVEEFELQIDKIVNLGLILNEILSNVYKHAYPEGNGGNIIVKGIKNGSTCQFLIGDDGKGGTDILKSSASYGTQLIHLFAEQLGAKLTVDIQNGTKYMITFETT; this is encoded by the coding sequence ATGAATTCTATTCCAGAAAACGATCATTTTTCAGAATTTTTGAGCTTAGGTGCAAACCCAACTCTACTATTACAACTTGTTGGAGAAAATTATCCGAACGGATCGATCAGCCTAATTGATAAGGATTTACGTTTTGTATATACCAACGGAAGTGGCTTCAAAAAGTTTGGAGTGGATCCCCTCTCTTTTATCAACAAAAGTATCTTCGATGTATTACAACCGGAGGTTTATGTCCCTATCAAAAATCATTTACCCCGAGTTTTTGCAGGAGAATCTATCGTCCATGAGGTTGCTTCTCACAATGCCTATTTTCTTAATTCTTATAAACCAATTTTCGATGCAAATGGCCAAGTTGAATCTTTTATACTCACTTCACAAGATATAACGGAATTTAAACGATTAGAAGCAGAACACGAAAAACTACAAAACGTGGTTAAAAAAAGTGTGAATGAAATCTACATTTTTGATGCCGATACCTTTAAAGTTGAGTATGTGAATGAATCTGGTTTAAAAAATTTAAAATACACACTTCAGGAAATAAAGAACATAACCTTCTTCGATATCAAGCCCAACTTTGAAGAAAAATCGTTCAAAGCGATGATTCAACCTGTTCTACATAAGAAGATCGAAAAGTTGATTTTTGAAACTTTCAATAAACGATCTGACGGCACTTATTATCCTGTTGAAGTTCATTTACAACTTATTGAACAGGAAGGAAAATTCAACATTTTCACTATTGTCTTGGATATTTCCAACGTAAGACAATATGAAATGAATATCCAAGAAAAGAAAGAGGAATTAGCCGCAACGATAGAAGAATTAAATGCGACAACGGAAGAACTCAAAGAACAAAATGAACAACTAATCAAATTACTAGAAGAAAAAGAAAGTTTATTCAAAGAAATTCATCATCGCATCAAAAATAACCTACAGATGATCTTAAGTTTGCTATATATCAAATCACAACATAATATTGACGCAAACCTTCTTAACTTTATTCAAGAAACGAAAAATAGAATTTTTTCCATTTCCTTGTTACATGAACAATTACTCCAACTTAGAAGTATCAACAAATTGAATGTTCATGAATATTTCAGCTCTTTAATTAGGAATATCATGTCAACATTTGAAGAACCTGGAAAGGTATATACGTTAGAGTATTATGTAGAGGAATTTGAACTACAAATTGACAAAATAGTGAACCTCGGTTTGATCCTAAATGAAATATTATCAAATGTATACAAACATGCGTATCCAGAGGGAAACGGAGGAAACATTATCGTGAAAGGAATCAAAAATGGTTCTACTTGCCAGTTTTTGATTGGTGATGATGGTAAAGGTGGAACGGACATCTTAAAATCTTCTGCTTCCTACGGAACACAATTGATTCACCTTTTTGCCGAACAATTAGGAGCGAAGCTAACAGTTGATATTCAAAACGGCACCAAATACATGATAACTTTTGAAACCACATGA
- a CDS encoding alpha/beta hydrolase: MNTKNQFEKKLGRFHFSFIFVSILNGLVFSVSCSQMGENQNDTSNAQNLSLVATGLLLQGLSNQNFYNTPPTVKLNASYAVTKTTHVYAQALSHTPTWGSPTTSVVNLSLDLYVPDNAPTNRPAMILIHGGGFSTGSKEDVNIVAMANYFTSRGWVCVSINYRLISAYGTLSTAWGNYILNNGSLSPAEKQQSYAMYPAARDAKAAVRWLYANSTKYGINTNHVTSLGGSAGSFLANMLGITNASDFRDEPLTLTDTTLSTTNLTFGSKIHTIIDHWGGINHMSYLQAITGQSRFDANDPPISIVHGSADVEVPITQAEALRDAYIASGAPYTYNRLEGAGHGAWSATIDGKTLSENAFSFIVTKQNLNTN, from the coding sequence ATGAACACTAAAAATCAGTTCGAAAAAAAACTTGGTCGTTTCCACTTCTCATTCATTTTTGTCTCCATTCTGAATGGACTCGTGTTTTCAGTATCTTGTTCCCAGATGGGAGAGAATCAGAATGACACTTCCAATGCACAAAATTTGTCTCTCGTCGCAACAGGACTACTCCTCCAAGGATTATCAAATCAAAACTTTTATAACACTCCCCCAACAGTAAAACTAAACGCAAGTTATGCGGTTACTAAAACAACACATGTGTATGCACAAGCACTCAGCCATACTCCAACCTGGGGATCTCCCACCACTAGTGTTGTCAATTTAAGTTTAGATTTATATGTCCCAGACAATGCTCCCACCAACCGTCCTGCCATGATCCTCATCCATGGTGGAGGGTTCTCTACTGGTTCCAAAGAGGATGTGAATATTGTTGCTATGGCAAATTATTTTACAAGTCGTGGTTGGGTTTGTGTTTCCATCAACTACAGATTGATCAGTGCGTATGGAACTCTATCCACGGCTTGGGGAAATTATATCTTAAACAATGGCTCACTTTCTCCAGCAGAAAAACAACAAAGTTACGCCATGTATCCCGCTGCCCGAGATGCGAAGGCTGCCGTACGTTGGCTATATGCCAATTCAACAAAATATGGAATTAACACAAATCATGTAACTTCCCTTGGTGGTTCCGCAGGTTCATTTCTAGCAAATATGTTAGGCATCACAAACGCAAGTGATTTTAGAGATGAACCCTTAACTCTTACTGATACAACTCTATCCACAACCAACCTTACCTTTGGGTCAAAAATTCATACAATCATTGACCATTGGGGTGGGATCAACCATATGAGTTATTTACAAGCCATCACAGGACAATCGAGATTTGATGCGAACGACCCACCTATTAGCATCGTCCACGGATCAGCTGACGTTGAGGTACCAATTACCCAAGCAGAGGCTCTGCGGGATGCCTACATTGCTTCTGGTGCTCCTTATACCTATAACCGACTGGAGGGTGCTGGCCATGGAGCTTGGTCAGCTACAATTGATGGAAAAACATTATCAGAAAATGCATTTTCATTCATCGTCACCAAACAAAACCTAAATACCAATTAA
- a CDS encoding YdiU family protein, with protein MPTISFPSYPTVETSYTSLPESFFQSTKPTPVSTPKVVFWNDTIATEFQFDHWKKEEESTAHFFSGTTLPEGIRPFAQAYAGHQFGHFTMLGDGRAIVMGELQNRSGERFDFQWKGSGRTKYSRNGDGRATLSAMVREYIMSEAMFGLQIPTTRSLAVVATGEPVLREETQMGAVLTRVARSHIRVGTFEYAYQALSLEELEALFRYTAKRHAPDVFTEENPALTFLEVVMKRQVELVTNWMRVGFIHGVMNTDNMSISGETIDYGPCAFMNGFSARRVFSSIDVNGRYAYTNQVGIAQWNLACLANSLLPLIDKNQETAVELAKAKMTELESWFQQSYIRMLGEKIGIPNATEQDLPLLQSLYQWMQDTEADFTNTFLVLEGTFTPKDSIYQESRWKDWVKTWQEEKKKRGIRDEDAIALMRKTNPSLIPRNHLVEIALANANQGNTNVVEQFIERSKSPYNREEGYDYSREVPVGGDGNYRTFCGT; from the coding sequence ATGCCAACCATTTCCTTTCCTTCGTATCCAACTGTAGAAACTTCGTATACATCTTTGCCAGAGTCTTTTTTTCAATCCACGAAACCTACTCCCGTTTCGACTCCGAAAGTTGTTTTCTGGAACGATACCATAGCAACCGAATTCCAATTTGATCATTGGAAGAAAGAGGAGGAATCTACCGCACATTTTTTCTCAGGAACCACTCTTCCAGAAGGAATTCGACCATTTGCACAAGCGTACGCAGGGCATCAATTCGGGCACTTTACAATGTTAGGTGATGGAAGAGCGATTGTGATGGGCGAGTTGCAAAATCGAAGTGGGGAACGTTTTGATTTCCAATGGAAAGGATCTGGAAGGACTAAGTATTCTCGAAATGGAGATGGGAGAGCTACACTCAGTGCCATGGTTCGAGAGTATATTATGAGTGAAGCCATGTTTGGTTTACAAATTCCAACAACAAGGAGTTTGGCTGTCGTAGCAACAGGTGAACCTGTTTTACGCGAAGAAACACAAATGGGAGCTGTTTTAACTCGAGTTGCCAGAAGCCACATTCGTGTGGGTACTTTTGAGTATGCTTACCAAGCACTTTCCCTTGAAGAGTTAGAAGCTCTATTTCGATACACCGCCAAACGGCATGCTCCAGATGTGTTTACAGAGGAAAACCCAGCTCTCACATTTTTAGAAGTCGTAATGAAACGCCAAGTAGAATTAGTTACAAACTGGATGCGCGTTGGTTTTATCCATGGTGTCATGAACACAGATAATATGAGTATCTCAGGAGAAACCATAGACTACGGCCCTTGTGCTTTTATGAATGGATTTTCCGCAAGACGAGTATTTAGTTCCATTGATGTGAATGGACGTTATGCTTACACCAATCAAGTAGGGATTGCCCAGTGGAACCTTGCTTGTTTGGCGAATTCTTTACTTCCACTGATTGACAAAAACCAAGAGACAGCAGTTGAGCTGGCAAAAGCAAAAATGACGGAATTAGAATCCTGGTTTCAACAAAGTTATATTCGAATGTTAGGTGAAAAGATCGGGATTCCTAACGCAACGGAGCAGGATTTGCCTCTTTTACAAAGTCTTTACCAGTGGATGCAAGATACAGAGGCTGATTTCACTAATACATTTTTAGTTCTGGAAGGGACATTCACTCCTAAAGATTCCATTTACCAGGAAAGCCGTTGGAAGGATTGGGTTAAAACTTGGCAGGAAGAAAAAAAGAAACGCGGAATCAGAGATGAGGATGCCATTGCCCTTATGCGAAAAACCAATCCGAGTTTAATTCCGAGAAATCACCTCGTAGAAATTGCTTTAGCGAATGCAAACCAAGGAAACACAAATGTTGTGGAACAATTCATCGAAAGAAGTAAGTCTCCTTACAATAGAGAAGAAGGTTATGATTACTCGAGAGAAGTTCCTGTTGGTGGGGATGGTAACTATCGAACGTTTTGCGGAACATAA